A region of Takifugu flavidus isolate HTHZ2018 chromosome 2, ASM371156v2, whole genome shotgun sequence DNA encodes the following proteins:
- the iqgap1 gene encoding ras GTPase-activating-like protein IQGAP1, which translates to MSTSEETDGLRPRYGSVLDGVERLTAEEMDERRQQNMAYEYLCHLEEAKRWMEACLDEELPPTTELEEGLRNGVYLAKLGNFFAPRTVSLKKIYDREQTRYKATGLHFRHTDNVIQWLNAMAEKGLPKIFYPETTDIYDRKNMPRCIYCIHALSLYLFKLGLAPQIQDLYGKVDFTEEEINNMKSELEKYGIQMPAFSKIGGILANELSVDEAALHAAVIAINEAIDQGVPEGTLAAMQNPNAMLVNLDPSSAHHYHNTLYQAKGEKVANSRKRQMENIDAERDIYDELLTQAEIQGNVNKVNVATAINAAEQAILNGGEEKLYEALKAVGVQNLQPQNKGWYLKQLQAERESKEQASPGEALTRDELQSGVDVANEIAESYQKLLKAVERINAAIRAGFPEKTVEELMNPQAQLPEVYPSAADLYQRELASLQQQSPELTLSHPELLVAVEMLSSVVLMNQAMDAGDRAALWRQLSSPVTGLSNVEDNYAQRYMDELVRLKAAAREQGCDYLTWNDIQACVDQVNFTVQEEHERIAAIGQINEALHEGDSLKTLAMLQNPAAKLTDVDPSVAQHYHDKLLEARREKAHETEDPSAALWLDEIQDAILKANQDTQEALQFSRAIQTINEAVNVGEPVQTLAALRNPGAGLYGVTSECAQTYQDDLVKVKNQKNAEGDNGSEWVKHWVKGGHDYYYNLNTKEGTWVEPEGFLQNNTRLNKDDIQAVVSGVTTAYNREQLWLANETLITKLQARCRGYLVRKGLKERMEYLKSNEAAVTNIQAHWKGYKQKRKFNDRKQYLKDHSDEAVKIQSMVRMHQARKKYRDRLKYFRDHINDVIKIQAFIRANKARDDYKTLTSADDPPMGVVRKFVHLLDHSDQDFQEELELMQLREEVITNIRSNQQLENDLNLMDIKIGLLVKNKITLQEVVSHSKRLTKKNKGQLSNMMMMNKQRGGLKALSKEKRLKLEAYQYLFYLLQTNPTYLAKLIFQMPQNKSTKFMDSVIFTLYNYASNQREEYLLLKLFKTALKEEIKSKVDQMKEIVTGNPTVIKMVVSFHRGARGQNALRQILAPVVKEIMDDKALNIKTDPVDIYKSWVNQMETQTGEASKLPYDVTPEQAMSHEEVRTRLEASIKNMKTITDKFLSAIIVSVDKIPYGMRFISKVLKDSLHEKFPDATEDELLKIVGNLLYYRYMNPAIVAPDAFDIIEVSAGGQLTTEQRRNLGSVAKMLQHAASNKMFLGDNAHLNPINEYLSASYQKFRRFFLAACDVPSLEDKFNVDQYSDLVTVSKPVIYISIGEMINTHTLLLDHQDAIAPEHNDPIHELLEDLAEVPTVESLIGENPLPPDDPNKELMGKTEVSLTLTNKFDVPGEANVEMDAKTLLLNTKRLIVDVIRFQPGETLTEILDSTATPEQEAEYQRAMQRRAIRDAKTPEKMKQVKPVVDDSLTLQGKKDKIKSNLQRLAELGKVDPQNRYQDLINDIAKDIRNQRRYRQRRKAELVRLQQTNAALNTKTKFFNVQIDSYNQYIKACMDNLASKGKLSQKPGSNKAKKSKQVSQKYTASRLHEKGVLIAIEDLQPNQFKNVIFEISPSEAVGVFDVKAKFMGVHLETLQIEYQDLLQLQYEGVAVMKIFDRATINVNLLIFLLNKKFYEK; encoded by the exons ATCTTTTACCCAGAAACGACCGACATATATGACAGAAAGAACATGCCGCGCTGCATCTACTGCATACACGCACTCAG CTTGTACCTTTTCAAGCTCGGCCTGGCACCGCAGATTCAGGATCTGTATGGAAAAGTAGATTTCACTG aggaggagatcaaCAACATGAAGAGTGAGCTGGAGAAGTATGGCATTCAGATGCCCGCCTTCAGCAAGATTGGCGGGATCCTGGCGAATGAGCTTTCTGTGGACGAAGCTGCAT TACATGCTGCTGTGATCGCCATCAATGAGGCCATTGACCAGGGTGTACCTGAGGGCACACTGGCCGCCATGCAGAACCCCAACGCCATGCTGGTCAACCTGGATCCCAGCAGTGCTCATCACTATCACAACACATTGTACCAGGCTAAAGGGGAGAAGGTGGCCAACTCGCGGAAAAGG CAAATGGAGAACATTGACGCAGAGAGAGACATCTATGACGAGCTTCTCACCCAGGCTGAAATCCAGGGCAACGTCAACAAGGTCAACG TGGCAACTGCAATTAATGCAGCCGAACAGGCGATACTGAACGGTGGTGAGGAGAAGCTGTATGAGGCCCTGAAGGCTGTAGGTGTTCAAAACCTGCAGCCCCAGAACAAAGGCTGGTacctcaaacagctgcaggctgAGCGGGAGAGTAAAGAGCAG GCGTCTCCAGGAGAAGCACTGACTAGGGATGAGTTGCAGAGCGGCGTAGATGTGGCCAATGAGATCGCAGAAAGCTACCAAAAAT TGTTGAAAGCAGTGGAACGCATTAATGCTGCCATCAGGGCAGGTTTTCCAGAGAAAacggtggaggagctgatgaaccCACAAGCTCAGCTGCCTGAAGTCTACCCCAGTGCTGCAGACCTGTACCAGAGGGAGCTGGCCAGCCTACAGCAGCAGAGCCCAGAG TTAACTCTGTCCCATCCTGAGCTGCTCGTTGCCGTGGAGATGCTATCATCGGTGGTGCTGATGAACCAGGCGATGGATGCCGGAGACCGAGCTGCCCTCTGGAGGCAGTTGTCCAGCCCGGTCACTGGTCTCAGTAATGTGGAGGATAATTACGCTCAGAG GTACATGGATGAACTGGTGCGTCTTAAGGCCGCAGCCAGAGAGCAGGGCTGCGACTATCTGACATGGAATGACATTCAAGCCTGCGTTGACCAGGTCAACTTCACtgtgcaggaggagcatgaac GTATTGCTGCCATCGGACAGATAAACGAGGCTCTGCATGAGGGGGATTCCCTGAAAACCTTGGCCATGTTACAGAATCCGGCTGCCAAACTGACTGACGTGGACCCGTCTGTAGCTCAGCACTACCACGACAAACTGTTGGAGGCTCGCCGGGAAAAGGCCCAC GAGACCGAGGACCCATCTGCTGCACTGTGGTTGGATGAGATCCAGGACGCCATTCTGAAGGCTAACCAAGACacacaggaggccttgcaat TCTCTCGGGCTATTCAGACTATCAATGAGGCGGTGAATGTTGGTGAACCGGTTCAAACTTTGGCTGCTCTGCGCAATCCTGGCGCAGGACTGTATGGAGTGACCTCTGAATGTGCCCAGACCTATCAGGATGACCTCGTCAAGGTTAAAAATCAGAAGAATGCAGAAG GTGATAATGGCAGCGAATGGGTGAAACACTGGGTGAAAGGAGGACATGACTACTATTATAACCTTAACACAAAGGAAGGCACATGGGTGGAACCAGAGGGCTTTCTGCAGAACAACACCCGGCTCAACAAGGACGACATTCAG GCCGTGGTTTCTGGAGTAACCACAGCTTACAATCGAGAGCAGCTGTGGCTCGCCAACGAGACTCTCATCACCAAGTTGCAAGCTCGTTGTCGTGGCTACCTCGTGAGAAAAGGCCTAAAGGAGAGGATGGAGTACCTGAAATCCAATGAGGCGGCCGTTACAAACATACAG GCTCATTGGAAAGGCtacaaacaaaagaggaagttcAATGATCGTAAGCAGTATCTGAAGGATCACAGTGATGAAGCTGTTAAG ATCCAGTCCATGGTTCGAATGCATCAAGCTCGTAAGAAATATAGGGATCGCCTAAAGTATTTCAGAGATCAT ATCAATGACGTGATAAAGATCCAGGCTTTTATTAGAGCCAACAAGGCCAGAGATGATTACAAGACACTGA CCAGTGCCGACGATCCTCCAATGGGGGTGGTCCGGAAGTTTGTgcacctgctggaccacagTGACCAGGACTTCCAGGAGGAGTTGGAGCTGATGCAGCTCCGTGAGGAAGTGATCACCAACATCCGCTCTaatcagcagctggagaacgACCTGAACCTCATGGACATCAAGATCGGCCTGCTGGTGAAGAACAAGATCACACTGCAGGAGGTGGTGTCCCACAGCAAGAGGCTGACCAAGAAGAACAAGGGCCAGCTGTccaacatgatgatgatgaacaaaCAGAGAGGAGGCCTGAAGGCCCTGAGCAAGGAGAAGAGGCTGAAACTGGAGGCCTACCAATACCTATTTTATCTGTTACAG ACCAACCCTACATATCTGGCCAAGCTCATCTTCCAGATGCCACAGAATAAATCCACAAAGTTTATGGACTCTGTGATCTTCACCTTGTATAACTATGCCTCCAACCAAAGGGAGGAGTACCTGCTGCTCAAGCTCTTCAAGACagccctgaaggaggagatcaA gtcaaaggtcgaccAGATGAAGGAGATCGTTACAGGAAACCCCACAGTCATCAAGATGGTGGTGAGCTTCCACCGAGGTGCCCGGGGACAGAACGCTCTGCGGCAGATCCTGGCACCGGTTGTCAAGGAGATCATGGATGACAAGGCGCTTAACATCAAGACCGATCCAGTGGACATCTACAAGAGCTGGGTCAACCAGATGGAGACCCAAACCGGAGAGGCCAG TAAGTTGCCTTATGACGTGACTCCAGAGCAAGCCATGAGCCACGAGGAGGTGAGGACCAGACTGGAGGCCTCCATTAAGAACATGAAGACCATCACTGACAAATTCCTGTCCGCCATTATCGTCTCAGTGGATAAAATTCC ATACGGGATGCGTTTCATCTCTAAGGTGTTGAAGGACAGTCTCCACGAGAAGTTTCCAGATGCAACAGAAGACGAATTACTCAAG ATTGTGGGGAACCTTCTCTATTACCGCTACATGAACCCAGCCATTGTGGCGCCTGATGCCTTCGACATCATCGAGGTGTCGGCAGGGGGTCAACTGACCACTGAGCAGCGCAGAAACCTGGGATCGGTCGCCAAGATGCTGCAGCACGCTGCCTCCAACAAGATGTTTTTGGGAGACAACGCCCACCTGAATCCCATCAACGAATATCTCAGTGCCTCCTATCAGAAGTTCAG GAGATTCTTTCTGGCAGCGTGTGACGTTCCTTCTCTGGAAGACAAGTTCAACGTGGATCAGTATTCAGACCTGGTCACAGTCAGCAAACCTGTCATTTACATCTCAATTGGAGAGATGATCAACACTCACACG CTGTTGCTGGACCATCAGGATGCAATTGCTCCAGAACACAATGATCCCATCCATGAGCTCCTTGAGGACCTGGCGGAGGTTCCTACTGTGGAGTCTCTAATTG GTGagaatcctcttcctcctgacgACCCCAACAAAGAACTGATGGGCAAAACTGAAGTTTCTCTCACACTCACCAACAAATTTGATGTTCCTGGCGAGGCCAACGTAGAAATGGACGCCAAGACTCTGCTGCTGAA CACCAAGAGGCTCATCGTGGATGTGATCCGATTCCAGCCTGGAGAGACTCTGACAGAGATCTTGGACTCAACGGCAACCCCAGAACAG GAAGCAGAATACCAGCGGGCCATGCAGAGGAGGGCCATCCGAGACGCTAAGACTCCAGAGAAGATGAAGCAGGTCAAACCGGTGGTGGATGACAGCCTGACGCTTCAGGGGAAGAAGGACAAGATCAAGAGTAACCTGCAGAGGCTGGCAGAGCTGGGCAAGGTTGATCCGCAGAACCGCTACCAGGACCTCATCAACGACATCGCCAAG GACATCCGGAATCAGAGGCGATACCGTCAGCGTCGGAAAGCTGAGCTGGTGAGGCTCCAGCAGACAAACGCGGCCCTCAATACCAAGACAAAATTCTTCAATGTCCAGATTGACTCTTACAATCAGTATATCAAGGCGTGCATGGACAACCTGGCCAGCAAAGGAAA GTTATCACAGAAACCAGGCAGCAACAAAGCTAAGAAGAGTAAGCAGGTCTCTCAAAAGTACACCGCCTCGCGGCTCCACGAGAAAGGCGTGCTGATCGCCATAGAGGACCTGCAGCCCAACCA gttcaaaaatgttatttttgagATTTCCCCATCGGAGGCTGTTGGTGTTTTTGACGTTAAGGCCAAGTTCATGGGCGTGCACCTGGAGACGTTACAGATAGAGTATCAG gatctcctccagctgcagtaTGAAGGCGTGGCCGTGATGAAGATCTTTGACAGGGCCACCATCAACGTCAATCTGCTCATTTTCCTGCTCAACAAGAAGTTTTACGAAAAGTAG